AGCGCATTTTTGCTGACCGAAATAGGTGGGGTTAATTTCCGATCTCGGAAACGTCAACAACCTTCAAAACACATCTCTTCACTTGCCACTcaagttttactttttcttctgCACTTTGAATATCTCGCGCTTTTCGGCGCTTTCAGATGTACGTGACAATTTATGGATTTAGATTCGCGCTTTCAGGTCAATTTGGGAAGTCTTAGAAATAGGGGTCATTTATTGTTGATTTCTTAACTTTTGGCTTAATGCATTTTACATgacaaatttgcatttattttcttaaaacacTTTGCTCTGTGATCTCAGAAGGTATTGCTCACATTTATTACTTacttatttaatgtttttgtagATGTTTCATTAGATGGCTCGTCTGTGCAATCCTTGCTGGAGTCACAGAACTTGATAGCTGAAGTGGAACAATCAGGTAcgttacatatatgtataaaatcgatatttatccatgtttttatcatataatgttaatggaacaatatattctttaatcatactgttataaatttcttcgTCAGCAATTGATCAAGATGAAGAAGATATATTCCAATGCGGCAAATGCAAGAGTCAATTCACGTCGCTTCAGATGTTTGTGCTGCACAAAAGGACGCATCAGAAGGCACAGCAGCAGACCGTGGACCTGACTCAGTTCCTGACAAATGACGAGAGTCAGGTGATGCATGTAGAGGATGCCACTCAGGATGAAACACAGTACAATTCGCAGGAAACCTTTCAGCTTGGGGAACCCATCATTCTGGAAGAAGCAGATATGCTATTCAGGTATGTtgttatcattaataattgtgatttatgttctatataatatcttgcatatattttactgTTGCTTTTTAGTAGAAAATGGATCATTTTGCCGAGCTAATTGATTCAATTTGTTACAGCGTGGACCAAGAGGCCGCTAATTACTTCACAACAGACTCCACATTTAGCGTGCCGATTATTCTGAGTACGGAGAATCTAGACACTTTTGGCAGCGCCGCCATCGAAGCGACGAGAGAAGACTCGAGCGAGGTGCCAGCGATACAGTTACAAAACGACATCAGTTCGCAGGAGGATATTTCGAGTCAATCCGAGCATCCTAGCGTCTCGTTGACGGACAACGAACCGTCCGTGGCGGACAATAAGCCACCCTTGGAGGACAACGAACCTTCCCCCGAGGACAATGAGATATCCCTCCAGGATAATCCGCCCGACGAATTGGAAAGCGGTGTAAGACAGATGCAGAACTTGAAGGTGTGTATTGATGATTCTTTGTTTTCAATTgaaacaaacataaaaatttacaaaacctcaattttgtgatattaaaattatcgataaatgtttgattatctgatatttaattaaacttaattgcaaaattcaattgtagacaaataaatttccaaataGTTTTCTTCGAAGCTTTTATTACTAAAGTACACATTATTTCAGTACAAGTGCGGCTACTGTAACAAGCAATTTGCGAAGAAGTTCTACTGGCAGCAGCACGAACGCTCTCACACTGGTGAGAAACCTTACCAGTGTGTGGTGTGTGGTCGTGCGTTCGCACAGAAGTCAAACGTCAAAAAGCACATGTCCTCGCACAAAGTGTGGCCCGGCACCGCCATTCATTCGTTACCGCCGGAGGTAAGACAATTTCTAATCTAATTAAAGcttgttttatacattttcgTATAAATGAATTGCTTGTGATAGAAGCTTTTTAAAGgaagtttcaatttttattcaccgATTTCCGCTCTTCccaattaatttcttttaaaacgtCTTTTAGGCGCCTCCGGACGGAAGTATCGACCGCACGTACCACTGCCAATTCTGCAAAGAAACGTTCGATTCATACAAAGCGCTGAAGGGCCACCTGATTGTCTCGCACCTAGGGTTAAAGGTGTACAAATGCGTGCAAAGCAGCTGTAGCATGATGTTTTCGGAATTGGAAGAGTTTCTGGAGCACACACGCAGCCACAAGTGCTCGGAGTACCGGTGTCACGTATGCGGCGAGGTATTCAGCACCCTGTCGGACCTCGGCCGTCATCAGTACGTTCACTCCGTCCAGAAGCAGAAGACAACGGAAAAGTACTACTGCTGCTCGGTCTGCAAGTCATCGTTCTCGAACCTAGAGGCACTACAGCATCATCAGGAGACCACCACGCACGATTACGCGTGTCTGCACTGCGGCAAGAGCTTCCTCATCGAGAGGTTCCTGCGTCGTCATCTCAAAACCCACTCGGCGTCGGCGAGATTCGCCTGCGAGGACTGCGGCAAGGCCTTTAAAACAGAGCAATATTTGGCCAATCACAAGCTGATACACAGCGAAGAGACACCTTTCACCTGTCCGGTAAATAAGGCGCAgggaaaataatgaaagaatattaatacttatttatGTTGACGATTACGTCTCTAGAAAGATAGatttatgtttcgaaatcagtcgtgtttattattatttattacacatcCACCACAATGTGTTGagcaattttcttaaatattaacatcACTGACTTAACTGTACGttcatttgaataataatttcagtaGACGGGTTGAAATAAATCCGTAATGCCGCTCGTTGTAGCGTCGAAGTATTTGCGTAGGTATTTGCACTTCATATTCGAATTTGCAGCATTGCCCAGCCAGATTCAAGCGGAAAGACCGGCTGGGTCGGCACATGCTGATCCACGACTTAACGAAGAGGCTCAAGTGCCCGTTCCGCAGCTATCTGGGCTGCATGAGCGAGTTCTCGCGGCCCGACAAGCTCAAGCGGCATTTACTGACGCACAGCAACGTCAAGCGGTTCAGCTGCAGCCACTGCAATCGCAACTTCCATCGAGCGCAGGCCCTCAAGCATCACGAAATGAATAAGCACAGTCTTAAGTGCGATATTTGTTCTCATGTGAGTGTCTAGTTGGGGGACGTCGATCTGTTTGAGCTTCGCGATAGCTAATTGTCATTCTACTATAGGCTTTTAAGACTAAAGAGCAGCTGGTCACCCACAATTGCGAGCAATCGGGCGAGACTAGGAAGCACACGAGCTCGCAGCTGCCGAAGAAAGCGTCCGGATCGTTCAAGCCGAGAAAGCCCACCCCAAAAAGACAAACGCTATCAAAGACTGCAGTCCCGCTTGCTGACAAAGAGAAGTTGGAGAAACTTAAGGCTGatgaaatgcaaaaaaaagtaatttgtattttaagtCGCTCTTTATAGCTTTCTTGGTGTGCTACGATGTTTTTCCTTCAGATTTCTACTTTTCTACTGCATTCTCTCGTTCCACAGGGTGTTGattctaatttaattgttttctgTTTAAAATCGCATATGatcttttttgaaatatcagaattttttccttcttccGTCTTTTTGTCGCATTAGAGCGTATAATTTCGTTGCAGATTGGCTCAGAAACATTCAAGTCTGATAATTTCGGCGCGGAATCTTGCAAGAAAACGGGAAACGTTCCTCTCGTCTCGAGGACAGTCGAACCAGCGGCCAGTGGCGAGTTAAGCGAGCGATCGGATTCGCCGGTTTTGGATTTTGAAGACGATTTCAAACGCAACATGGAGTTCTACTCGTCGCACGCGAACGAGTAGAGTTTTgcaatacatatacatatatatagtatatatatacatacatacgtatatatatattttttattcgtatttaaattgtacattAATTAGGATGTAGACGAGTCGTAGCATGTGCAATGGGATCATCGGCGAAGGTGCAAgttgcattttatattcgcGTACGATATTTTGTAGTTTACATATCTGtgataattgtattataaatgctCTATTGGTATAAGtaacttatacatatatataaacatatacatatatacgtgcACATCGATGATATTCGGTGTCGTTGTCTCGATTTCGATTCTTCTATAAGACAATTCGTCGTATAGCCGCAATTATTAACCGGTATCCCTCGAACGCTTTtgttctttaaattaaaaattttttttacgatagaTTGTAAGGCGTACGCACGATATCACAGCTGCTGCGAAAGTTTCGGCAGCGCgacatctttttaatttatttgttacaaaataataaatctataaatcataaaagtcacaaatgtgaaaaatgtaaagtaacttttaagagaaagaaatatcaaTTCTTTGAAACAGCCAGAGTTCACTTTATAACCGTTCCTGAAGATTTTCCCTTTTATACCTAAGCGACGCTTCTTCGacgttaattaattgtaacttgaatgttttacaattaaGAAAGAGAACGTAAGCAGCagcaaatattgtataattaatttggaGCTACTACTTTATACCAGTGGAGCCAAATTTGGCGCATGCACGAAAACCATTTCTGGCTGCTTTATACTGATTAATTTTGAACTCTATCGCTAGAACTTATCATTTTGGAAAGTTACGTGATTAAGTTGTTCGATAACATTCGGAAGGAAGCGGTTAGCGAAACCGCAACTTTGGGAGTTTAAGGGGGCAAATGTTATATAAGATCGAAGCTTTTCTGATTTCTGTTTAATTTGATGTGCGTTGTTCAATTGATTAAGGTGCGAAATTGTTTCTTGCGCGTAGTTCAATTACTTAAAGAACCATGTCCGATTTTCAAATGCGCGAGATCAACAATCGCGAGACCAACAATCACGAGCAAAACAAATTAGCTCAATGGTATCGATCATACAGATGCTACTTCGTGGTTCTACTTCTTTCCGTATTTGTGTGCATTATCCTCTTGTCTGTGCTCATCGGCAAGCATGCTCAAAGTCAGCATACTGAATCAGCGTTGCAGGTAATATTGAACAtgttttatacacaatttacgtcatatattaacaaaacagttatttaacatttataaatataaaattcagaaaaataatatttaaaaaacgtcagtaaattaagtttatatataacagAATTAAGGATTGTGTgttgtgtaatattaaatttcataataagcTGAGATATatatcatgtatatattatgtgagAAAGACAATTTAGATtgattcttaataattttactacgagttattttctattgcactcaaatgaaacattttttaattaattttattagaaacaaatttctgaatttctcatttaaaaagtatcttttgtttttttattcttcattatGTCTAAACACTGATACATATGCATATTCGACAttttttgctaatatttaattgtctatcaattaataatcgtaatttgatttatttctgtctattaattaatagacaattatttaaacaacgtgacattttgaaaatttttctaaattatttgatgtaaacttttttttacttcctGCGATTaaagtttacaattaattttgtatataaatacaaaattataggattttaataattcgtatgatatatatgatatatccGTAACAATTACATAGaacttttatgttttaaataattaataaatatcacatttgtatgacattaatttttacaacaaacaattattttttgaaacagttgtgataatatttaatcttgtaGGAAACGACACCATCACCAAATATCGCCATAACTACAACGCCTAAAAGGCAAAGTGAGGACACTACCGAAAAACCGAAAAGTAAAACCACAACTTCCGGCGGAACAGGAATCACTACTCCTGTTTCTCAGCCTGTAACGACTACGATAACTCCAACCGCGATAGCTTCGACCACAATAATGCCAATCACGATAGACGAAAACAAAAGGAATTTTATGAAGCCTATTAAACTTcttgatgaaaatattaacgTTTGCAATACGATATACGATACGCAGATAACCAGCAAGATGTCATTTTACATGAATGTCTCGGCCAATCCTTGCAATGATTTCTACAAATATGCTTGCGGCAATTTCGAAGCAAATCTGCAGTTGGCAGACATCGATCTGGTTCAAAGAACCAACATTTATCAACGAATCGAGAGTAAGTATGTCGATATTACTGTTAAgaacttattattaaaattattatattatcattggaaaattatatgaattattacattactGATATTACTATTAAACCATTGCATGTGATATCAGAAGACATAacttatctaaaaaaaaaattaattagttattgagattaattgttaaacattttgAAGTTATTTTCTTACAGTTCTATAAATGATTTCAGAACAGATGATAAAGGAAAATTTGACTTTCGCGATATACTACAGGAGTTGCGTGAAATATGAAAGAACCGTAAGTTTCAGCGAAAGGATCAAAATGGGTAAGTTGTGGCAGTTAACagatttgaatataaatttatccaaaattataaaaaatagtcaTTATTGCCACTAATTTATCTCGTTGCAGCAAGAGATGCGTTGAACAGAGTAggacaattttatatcaacaacaCGTGTTCTGCTGATAGTGCAAATTTCACCAACTTGTTCGCCAATTTAATTCTGCATCACAGGTAATGATTGGAAAACATGCcatttatcgataaatatcACAAATGGGGATTGTTTGCAGTGCTTTTCTATTCGACATCGTACCAGAAATAGACGAGGAGGGATCACACAATTTCACGCTAAAGATAAGTCCTACGACCTATGAAAATTTGTTCGAAACAGAATTCATGAATTCCTACTTCGGAAACAATCTCGAGATGGACAGCGATTACGAGGCTCCCGAACCCTTATGCAGTAATAAGGAGCGCAAGGTATAAGACACTCAAATGATCGATTTATAAGTTGTTAATATAGCAAAAATCGAAATTAATCctcatgaataaaaaaatttccatcaaTAATGACTGAGCGAGTGtgttttggaaaaaaaacaacttaatcaaacttttatcccttttttgtagaaaataatctCTTGGTGCCACAATTTATTCGGTTCAACTAACTTTCTCGCggataaacttttattaagaagagcaaaaaaagaacaattaaaatatatcaagaaatagaaattaataaaatagaatcgaATGTACAGTTAATGGGCGAATGTACAGTTAGTGggcgaataattattttcgatttttacaGGAGAATGACAGGAACGATGAGATTAAGAGATCCATTTCAGAAGCGCTGACAGAGCTTCATATTTTTAAGGACTTGAATAACAGCACTTTAGAATCGGAACGTATAAATGAGATCATTAATGTAATCGACTCTGTTATAATGCAAACATACTTTTCGGTAATTAAACCTCTAGACACAGACTTCTTTTTGTTTGaatttcaatgaaataatatctcgTATAATTCTGCAGAACTTTTCGTCTGAGAACAACAACAAAGAAGTATATCTGATAAAccattataaaagaataaatttaacggAGTTGAAAAACGAGAACAACAACACATTCGTAAgttatgatttttttgtaaaaataaaattttgtttttatttccgAAAACAAAAATCTGATTCTTTACGTTACACTTTCTAGTTGTCTTTTATGTCCTTCGCTTTACTTTTCTCTCGCAGGTAAATTGGACACAATTAATTGACTTGCTCCTAGAAACAAACAACGAAACTAACAAGGATATCCAAGtttattttcacaaagaaTTGTCCAAAGGTTCACAAAGTTTGGCTAATTTCTCCAAAACGAATTGTACGGGCCTCAACAACGCGATAATGGCATTATACGCGCGCAAACTTTATCAGGAagtaattgataatattacacaAGCTTCTccataattattcaaatacaacataaaaatcagtccaaatataataaacataaaaatttaaaaatgtatcataaattagtaattaataaaaaaagttattttatcgcgcacacgcacgcgtgtgtgtgtaatatttcatattttactaatagattattatttactattgaataataaaataaacttcttCGCAGTTAGTTATGCCGAGACAAAATGCAAAGGCTCATTGCCTGCGAGTGGCTACTTATCTCCTGCGACCCGAAGCgactaatttatatttatcatccTTTGCCGATCACGAAATAGAGCGGATGAATAATAGAGTAAGTAAACTTAATCATAAAATGAAATGTATCAAGTGTAAATAATGCTCGTTTTtggatttatattttgttttcactctttgataattttgtaatattgttcAATAGACGACATATATGTTCAACGAGTTAAAACAAACtctaaagaagaaaataaatgtaacactGCCCGAAGGAAATGGAAAGGAAACATTATTGAACAAAACCGACAGTCTTGAGCTCGCATTGCCTCCTGTTTCTTATTTCAAGAATAAAGAATTACTATATAGCGATTATAATATGGCGCAAGTAATaatctttatcattatttgttattttgttaaaatacattaaacataTCATTGTTATagatactatattattattaatcaagtTTCAGAATTTATCCAAAAATTACTTCAATAActcgataaatttaatgaaaagatacAGAACCTTGATGTACACCGAAATAAGAAGAGAATTTAAGATAAGATCAGAGCAAATGTaagatacatataattaatctacgattaactaattaatttaacatctaattttttaatttcttagaTTTCagagttttataattttatatttttaaccttacaattttataatttattagactttcgatatctttaaatttattttcaactttttagaTTCTGAAGTTCGTAAAAGTCGaagttttcaaatattatctgaattattactaattagtttattttaataaattctatttaataaataaaaagtttatttaaataaatttacagttGGACGTATTACGCGACGCCGTTCCAGTTGCAGGCCAAAATAATCTATTGCTTAAGTCAGATCGCGATTCCTTATGGTATGATCGAATTACATTCAGCAAGTAACGAGGACTCTTTTAATTACGTTGTGCGGACGACGCTTGGAAATTTAATTGCTCATCAGATCGTTCATCTTTTCGAT
The window above is part of the Linepithema humile isolate Giens D197 chromosome 8, Lhum_UNIL_v1.0, whole genome shotgun sequence genome. Proteins encoded here:
- the LOC105673755 gene encoding zinc finger protein 341-like, whose amino-acid sequence is MAQSILDALTDVSLDGSSVQSLLESQNLIAEVEQSAIDQDEEDIFQCGKCKSQFTSLQMFVLHKRTHQKAQQQTVDLTQFLTNDESQVMHVEDATQDETQYNSQETFQLGEPIILEEADMLFSVDQEAANYFTTDSTFSVPIILSTENLDTFGSAAIEATREDSSEVPAIQLQNDISSQEDISSQSEHPSVSLTDNEPSVADNKPPLEDNEPSPEDNEISLQDNPPDELESGVRQMQNLKYKCGYCNKQFAKKFYWQQHERSHTGEKPYQCVVCGRAFAQKSNVKKHMSSHKVWPGTAIHSLPPEAPPDGSIDRTYHCQFCKETFDSYKALKGHLIVSHLGLKVYKCVQSSCSMMFSELEEFLEHTRSHKCSEYRCHVCGEVFSTLSDLGRHQYVHSVQKQKTTEKYYCCSVCKSSFSNLEALQHHQETTTHDYACLHCGKSFLIERFLRRHLKTHSASARFACEDCGKAFKTEQYLANHKLIHSEETPFTCPHCPARFKRKDRLGRHMLIHDLTKRLKCPFRSYLGCMSEFSRPDKLKRHLLTHSNVKRFSCSHCNRNFHRAQALKHHEMNKHSLKCDICSHAFKTKEQLVTHNCEQSGETRKHTSSQLPKKASGSFKPRKPTPKRQTLSKTAVPLADKEKLEKLKADEMQKKIGSETFKSDNFGAESCKKTGNVPLVSRTVEPAASGELSERSDSPVLDFEDDFKRNMEFYSSHANE
- the LOC105673753 gene encoding neprilysin-2-like isoform X2, with the translated sequence MSDFQMREINNRETNNHEQNKLAQWYRSYRCYFVVLLLSVFVCIILLSVLIGKHAQSQHTESALQETTPSPNIAITTTPKRQSEDTTEKPKSKTTTSGGTGITTPVSQPVTTTITPTAIASTTIMPITIDENKRNFMKPIKLLDENINVCNTIYDTQITSKMSFYMNVSANPCNDFYKYACGNFEANLQLADIDLVQRTNIYQRIEKQMIKENLTFAIYYRSCVKYERTVSFSERIKMARDALNRVGQFYINNTCSADSANFTNLFANLILHHSAFLFDIVPEIDEEGSHNFTLKISPTTYENLFETEFMNSYFGNNLEMDSDYEAPEPLCSNKERKENDRNDEIKRSISEALTELHIFKDLNNSTLESERINEIINVIDSVIMQTYFSNFSSENNNKEVYLINHYKRINLTELKNENNNTFVNWTQLIDLLLETNNETNKDIQVYFHKELSKGSQSLANFSKTNCTGLNNAIMALYARKLYQELVMPRQNAKAHCLRVATYLLRPEATNLYLSSFADHEIERMNNRTTYMFNELKQTLKKKINVTLPEGNGKETLLNKTDSLELALPPVSYFKNKELLYSDYNMAQNLSKNYFNNSINLMKRYRTLMYTEIRREFKIRSEQIWTYYATPFQLQAKIIYCLSQIAIPYGMIELHSASNEDSFNYVVRTTLGNLIAHQIVHLFDNLDYWNLTENTHLFEIFKNNSIDIKILETTEPLPSTNQTECSKLILNKKSSEIIKFRLVKETLDSMMPSVKLDIKQLFYLAYTQAYCSKSRTSSFVAPYENKNENLRNRDRIAIVKSNDESFAKMWNCTNSQNNPE
- the LOC105673753 gene encoding neprilysin-2-like isoform X1, with the protein product MSDFQMREINNRETNNHEQNKLAQWYRSYRCYFVVLLLSVFVCIILLSVLIGKHAQSQHTESALQETTPSPNIAITTTPKRQSEDTTEKPKSKTTTSGGTGITTPVSQPVTTTITPTAIASTTIMPITIDENKRNFMKPIKLLDENINVCNTIYDTQITSKMSFYMNVSANPCNDFYKYACGNFEANLQLADIDLVQRTNIYQRIEKQMIKENLTFAIYYRSCVKYERTVSFSERIKMARDALNRVGQFYINNTCSADSANFTNLFANLILHHSAFLFDIVPEIDEEGSHNFTLKISPTTYENLFETEFMNSYFGNNLEMDSDYEAPEPLCSNKERKENDRNDEIKRSISEALTELHIFKDLNNSTLESERINEIINVIDSVIMQTYFSNFSSENNNKEVYLINHYKRINLTELKNENNNTFVNWTQLIDLLLETNNETNKDIQVYFHKELSKGSQSLANFSKTNCTGLNNAIMALYARKLYQELVMPRQNAKAHCLRVATYLLRPEATNLYLSSFADHEIERMNNRTTYMFNELKQTLKKKINVTLPEGNGKETLLNKTDSLELALPPVSYFKNKELLYSDYNMAQFQNLSKNYFNNSINLMKRYRTLMYTEIRREFKIRSEQIWTYYATPFQLQAKIIYCLSQIAIPYGMIELHSASNEDSFNYVVRTTLGNLIAHQIVHLFDNLDYWNLTENTHLFEIFKNNSIDIKILETTEPLPSTNQTECSKLILNKKSSEIIKFRLVKETLDSMMPSVKLDIKQLFYLAYTQAYCSKSRTSSFVAPYENKNENLRNRDRIAIVKSNDESFAKMWNCTNSQNNPE